One Fusobacterium varium genomic window, AGAAATTGACTATATGGATTATCTATTGATAAGTCTAACCATGTATCTTTTAAAGAAATTAGAAAGGCTTTCTTTTCTTGTATCTGATTTATCAAAGAAAAAAGATCTTGTGTACTTCTTGTAATCCTTGTTAAGTCAGTAATATATACTGTATCTCCTTCTTTTAATTCATTGAGCATATCTTGTAGTTTTTTTCTATTTGTAGTAGCTCCAGAAACCTTTTCTTGAAAAATTAAATCCATTCCAATTTCATTTAATTGATGAAACTGTCTATCTAAATTTTGGTTTTCAGAACTTACTCTTATATATCCTATTTTTCTCAAAATTATACCTCCATAAGTGAGACAAGCCTTGTGAGACTTCATTGATTCCCATTTTACCATGTTAAAAACAATGTCTCAATAGACTACACTCTATTGAGACAAATGTTCTATTCCTTGTCTATATTCAAAAAAGAGAGCTGAGTAAAACATTTTTTTAAATGTTACTCAGCTTTTTTTATTGAATAATTAAATATATTTTGTTTTAGAAATATTTTCTAAAAGAACAGATAATCTTTTATGGTTCAATTCAATTCCCACAAAATTTTTGTTATTGAGATAAGAATTAAAACCAACAAGACCTCTCCCCATGCA contains:
- a CDS encoding putative resolvase — its product is MVKWESMKSHKACLTYGGIILRKIGYIRVSSENQNLDRQFHQLNEIGMDLIFQEKVSGATTNRKKLQDMLNELKEGDTVYITDLTRITRSTQDLFSLINQIQEKKAFLISLKDTWLDLSIDNPYSQFLITIMAGVNQLERDLIKMRQQEGIELAKKEGKYKGRIKKYHEKHAGMNHALKLYNEGEMTVKQICEITNISKAALYRKLKELKLKNSN